From a region of the Agrobacterium tumefaciens genome:
- a CDS encoding LOG family protein: protein MARLKNGKLRRKDGAWDPLKRSDADKQQAEVTPKTPQSDSPSYRLAYADMDFLCREELRPVRLQLELLKTEMALTERGITSTVVMFGGARIPAPGNDAWAARNETQKRNLEEASVYYDEARKFAQICTSYGEKSGHREYVVVTGGGPGVMEAGNRGAADVGGPSIGLNIVLPHEQAPNAYVSPDLSFNFHYFAIRKMHFLMRAKAVVIFPGGFGTLDELFETITLIQTKRMAPIPLILFGEKFWRTLINFEFLADFGTISPEDMELLHFAETADDAWKIVAEHYEH from the coding sequence CAAGCAGCAGGCCGAGGTGACGCCCAAGACACCACAGTCGGATTCGCCGTCCTATCGTCTGGCCTACGCGGACATGGATTTTCTCTGCCGCGAAGAATTACGCCCGGTAAGGCTTCAGCTTGAACTTCTGAAAACAGAGATGGCCCTGACTGAACGCGGCATCACCTCCACGGTGGTCATGTTCGGCGGCGCACGCATTCCAGCACCGGGAAACGATGCCTGGGCGGCACGCAACGAGACTCAGAAGCGCAACCTGGAAGAGGCGTCCGTCTATTATGACGAGGCACGAAAGTTCGCCCAGATCTGCACCAGTTACGGCGAAAAGTCCGGCCACCGCGAATATGTCGTCGTGACGGGTGGTGGGCCCGGCGTGATGGAAGCCGGCAATCGTGGCGCTGCGGATGTCGGTGGCCCCTCCATCGGCCTGAACATCGTTCTTCCACATGAGCAGGCGCCAAACGCCTATGTGTCGCCGGACCTCAGCTTCAACTTCCACTATTTCGCCATCCGCAAGATGCACTTCCTCATGCGGGCAAAGGCTGTGGTCATCTTCCCAGGCGGCTTTGGTACGCTCGACGAACTCTTCGAGACGATCACTCTCATCCAGACCAAGCGCATGGCGCCGATCCCGCTGATCCTGTTCGGTGAGAAGTTCTGGCGTACGCTCATCAACTTCGAGTTCCTTGCTGATTTCGGCACCATTTCCCCTGAGGACATGGAGCTTCTGCACTTCGCAGAGACGGCGGATGACGCTTGGAAGATCGTTGCGGAGCACTACGAGCATTGA